TACCTTTAAAGATAAACCATCACCATCACCTAGGTTATATTCTTTATCTTTTGGTTTTGCTTGTTTAACTTGGGTCGCCGTTAAGGGCTGTACTTTTATAGCCATTTGAACCTCTGAAGTAACCTCGAAAGCACACAATTTTAAAAAGGTTACTTCAGAGATTACTTCAAACCGTGGATTTTACAAGACACTAATGGACGCTTACGGACACCAAAATAGCTAAATGATTGATAAAACAAGGAATTACAGGCACAAAAAAGCCCACACTAGGTGGGCTCTTTCGTATAATGTGGTGCCCGCTACTGGACTCGAACCAGTGACACCTTGCATGTCATGCAAGTACTCTACCAACTGAGCTAAGCGGGCAAATCGTTAACTGGGAAGTAATTAACTTCGCCTTGAGAACGAGAGAGATAATATCTACTTCAGTAAAAATCCGCAAGCAATATTTTCAAAAAAAATGCCAACTGGCTAGTAAATAATCGATGCGATTAAAATCAGAACACCTTGATACATAACTACTTTTAAAATACAATCGCAAATACCGTTAAAAGGACATTTACTCATGCCAACCAGTCGATTTCATCGCTTTGCATTTTTACAACCTATTGCGATCTTACTCCTTGTTGGTATCGCCATCATCTCTTTAACTTTTAGTGTGCAAAGTTTTCAATCAGTCGAGAAGACTATCCGTACATCCTCATTTCAAGCCTTTAATAACTCCATTGAAGCCAGTTACGATATTATTGATACCGCATTAAACGAATCCATTCGACGCTACTTAAAAGGCATTGTGACAACCTCTGCTGAATTTATTAATGAAATAGAATCATCATCCTCTTTAACTCAGCAACAAAAAAATGAGCTAATCCAGACTTACATTAATAAAAGCAAAATTGGCGCAAGTGGCTACCCTTACATTTTAAACTCAAAGGGTAAATTATTGTTCCACCCTATTTTTCAAGGGCGAGACGTTAAACAGTACATTCATATTCAAGAACAAATTAGTAAAAGTGATCACTTTGTTGAGTACTTATGGACAAACCCTGGTGAAGCAAAACCACGAAAAAAAGTAACCTATTCTGTTTATTTAAAAAACATTGATTTTATTGTCTCAGCCAGTGCTTACAAAGACGAACTGCTTCATTTTATTAATAAAGATATTTTAAAAGGTAAACTCGATAAATACCAATATGGCAATACGGGGTATGTTTATGTTATCGATTTAGACGGTAAGCTTCTCCTTCACCCTAATTATGAAGGTGACAACATTGAAAGCCTCATTGGTTCTCACGCAATAGGGTTACTAAAAAAGATCCAGCAATCAGTACATAGTTATAATTTACAAATGAATCAAGTGCCTAATACTTCACCCACCTCTCAACGAACCACTTACGTTGAAAGTTATTCTTATCAAATTAAGATGAATGGCAAATCTTATAAAAAAGATGTCTTATTCATTGCTAGATCGTAACAATAACCGACACACTCTTACCGTTTAAAAACTCGCTCGGACTCAGAAAATTTAATGTCTTTCTAGGTCGAGAATTAATCAAAAACTCTGCCTGTTTAATCTCTTTTGCAGTAAGTTCTCCAATGGCCATTCCCTTTGGGAAAAAACGTCTTAGTAAACCATTGGTATTTTCATTCAAACCTCGTTGCCAAGAATGGTAAGGTTTAGCAAAATAAATGTCACAGTTCAGATGCTTAGCTATCTTAGCATGACCTGCGAACTCTCCGCCATTATCAAATGTGATTGTTTTGCAAAGCTCTTTAAAGGGCTTCATCATGCGATTTATCCCGCGAGTAACGGCCTTTTTGGATTTATTGCGTACTTTGCACGTAACTAATAGCTTAGACACTCGTTCTACCATCGTTACTAAATACCCGTCTT
The Aliivibrio salmonicida LFI1238 genome window above contains:
- a CDS encoding cache domain-containing protein, yielding MPTSRFHRFAFLQPIAILLLVGIAIISLTFSVQSFQSVEKTIRTSSFQAFNNSIEASYDIIDTALNESIRRYLKGIVTTSAEFINEIESSSSLTQQQKNELIQTYINKSKIGASGYPYILNSKGKLLFHPIFQGRDVKQYIHIQEQISKSDHFVEYLWTNPGEAKPRKKVTYSVYLKNIDFIVSASAYKDELLHFINKDILKGKLDKYQYGNTGYVYVIDLDGKLLLHPNYEGDNIESLIGSHAIGLLKKIQQSVHSYNLQMNQVPNTSPTSQRTTYVESYSYQIKMNGKSYKKDVLFIARS